The sequence CGTCATCTTCTCGGACTCGAACACTGCcggcgagggcgagcacAAAATCTCCGACTTTCTGCGCACCCAGTCAGCCTTCCCCGGCttcaacggcagcggctgtcACGTCATCGCTGGGTTGGACGCCGACCTCATcttcctctcgctctctctgcacATCCCGCGTGTGGTCATCCTGCGCGACCACAAACGGTCCAGTTACGAGCAGGCGTTACTGCCCGacaccgccggcggcacgCTCGTCACCAAAAAAGTGTCCCCGAAGGCGAAACCATGGCAAGTTCGAAGGCCGGCCGTGTCCAGCTTGTCGATGTCGTCGATCGGCTCAGCTGCCACGccgacggctgcggcgggggacgaggtggcgatcgccggcggcaccgcttCCATGACGGCGCCAAGTGACGACGAGGCAGACGGATGCGGGCCGTTCTGGCGCTCTGAGACGCCCTCGAGTcccgcgtcgccggcgacTATGGCCccagcgacggcaccgccgcagcacatTGCTGACATGGTGGTTGAGCCGAGCAGTGGCTACGAGTACTTCGACGTAGACGTTGTCGGGGCGTCTGTGGTGTCTGAGGTGTATCAACTGTGCTTGGAAAATGGCATGCAGCTCCGCGGCGACCCGCTCGAGTGCGCGGACAACTGCGTCTCGGCGAACGGGTTCTGCTTCCACCGCTACAagggcaccagcagccgcgaggtcgacggtggcgctgacgtCGACGGCGACCGCAGTGGCGATGCGAAGGCGGAAAGgtcagcggcggcaaagGGCGGTGGAAAGCTCGGAGGGACGCTTGACGGGAGGCCCAAGGCCCCTCTGCCGCCTTTTCACCCGTGCACCTCGACGAGCAACTCGAAGATCATCGACGACTTCATTGCGCTCGGCGTACTGCTCGGCAACGACTTCCTACCGCACCTGCCGAGCGTCTACTGTGGGGAGAGTGCCATGGACACGTTGATGGATGTCTATGTCCGCGCAGTGCTGCCGTACGGATACCTAACCGGCGGTGAGTACGAcatccagctgctgcagctggagcggctgcttCGTGCGTACGCGGCggtcgaggcggcgcgcttCCGCCAGTTCGCCATCCAGTCGGGGGCAATGACGCTACACGACGCCGCTACGCCAGAACTCTGCTCGGCTGCGgatcgccgctgctggcgcgacGTGTACGTGCGCACTACATCGCTGCGCGATGAGGCGGGGGCGCAGGCAGCGTGCAGGTCGTATGTGGAGGGAATGCGGTTTGTGTGGCGCTACTACAGCTCCATATCCCTGCAGGTGAGCTGGGCGTGGTACTACCCGTTCCACCACGCCCCGCTGGCCCTCGATATCGCTGATTTTCTGCGTGCGCAAGGGCCGCAGGTGCAGACCACGCTGGCGGCACCCAAGCTAGAGTGGCAACCGCCGTCACCGTTCTGCCAGCTGCTCTGCATTCTGCCCCCACCAAGCCGCCAGCTCGTGCCCGACGCTCTGCGTGCAACGATGGCGTCTCCTCCAGCCGAGCTGGCGGACACGTTCCCGCACCGCTGGGTAGTCGACAGAACTGGCGCCTACGGCAAGGACCATCTGGTGACGGTGCTCTTGCCCTTCGCAgacgtgctgcggctgcaggagTTGGTGGCCGCTGCCAGTGGGACGTACACGGaagcggagcagcagcggaacGCGCTACGCTCGGGGCACCTCGTCTTCGAGGGGCGGCCGGCACAACTTGCCCAGGACTCAACCGACGCATCCACTGACGCTACGCCCACAACCGCAACGACCGGAAACTTTACCGACCTCGCGGCAAGTGAAAGGGCTGACCCCGCACCTTTTccaacgccgcggcgggccTCTCCCGCTCGCAAAGAGCCGCCTGTCGCAGGgagcgccgcagcgatgctgcgcggctACCGCATCCAGGGCAGTGGCCTGTCCACGCTTTCCGCGGGGGAGACGCCGGCCGACATGAGGGACTGCACCGCCATCGTCTGCTCTTCTCTTGTTGAAGTtgtgccgcctctctcgcgACCGCGCACCTACTCGTACACCGTGCCCATCCCGAGTCTGACGGTGCTCCCGGACGGCAGCCGTCTcgtggcggagcggcgccCGCAGTACGTCAAGGGCGGGCGCCGGccgcgcgacggcagcggcgctgagcGGCCAGGCAGAAATGCACGTGCCCGCGCGGCTTCAAAcaacgccgccgacgcccgGGCCGTCGCGCTCGCCATGCTGTTTGGCGAGTTTGTCTTGTGCCTTGTTGCGATGGGTATActgacggcggaggcgacgctcTGGTGCGCCTTGTCCACGCCATCTTGGTCACGGCACTGGCCGGTCCTGCTGCAGTTGtgcggcatcggcgccgcttcGGTCTGGCTTGCCTTCGCGCTgggcctcgccgtcgcgcccaagggccgcagcgcaggaagcgggctgcaccgccacagcATCTTCACGGCCTTTGCGGACTGGCAATGCTCGGCTTGTCTCTCCGTGAACTTCTCGCGCAACCGGCGCTGCTTCATCTGCTGTGCACCATACGACCCGCACCGGTGCGTGGCGCTCTTCAGCAGCCGTTATCCACCAGAGCTGCCCCTGATGGACCCAGACCACGCCGCCTACGCGGCGTGCTACACCATCACTGCGGTTTAGCCACGGCTTTTGCTGATGAGGGAAGGATCTGCGTGCGCCTACAACGCACGGTGCTGAGGACTGCGTGGCTGCACGTACGTGGTGTCACGATCGGACTTCCTAGTAATTTCGACATGACGAGAAACTCAAGAAGGCAAACTCAAGCCGCGAAAAGCAacagcgcacgtgcacacgcggGGTCTGTAGCGGAGGGCTTTTGCAGATCGACGTtggcgggaggcggagaggagggtTGCGTCCGCGTGTTCTGAAGGTGCTCGATCAAGGAAAgacctctttctctcttcgtgtgtgtcagcgccctcctcctcgtttcCTTCAGGCCCGCTatcttctctcgctccctctgAAGCGAGACCACCTGGCGGCCTTGTGTGCCGCATCGTGTTGACTCGTGGCAGAGCACTTGCCCCTCAACGATTTTGCGCGCACCCCTGTGCTGCTCAGCATCGGCGTTGCTTACCGCGCCTCGttgacccccccccctgcctcttctttctcacatacacacatgtatGCATAGGCATCCGTACAACTCTTGCAAGCACAGCTGCGCACGACGAGAGCAT is a genomic window of Leishmania major strain Friedlin complete genome, chromosome 17 containing:
- a CDS encoding putative 5'-3' exonuclease, yielding MGVPKFAAWLARKYPSMVMDSCPGDVHGLYIDLNGLIHPCCHDEHDPSVALRTQEEKLRSICLAIETLVVTVRPQRVIYIAIDGVVPRAKMNQQRARRYMSSAAPLTDTDKPIHGGSHKMSATIVAAIEKEFTQAECDGVERELADVSQALMGDVLYGGCATMALAEDATEKAEAHTLAAAPWTIPPTLASEGKKDACCAAAQVGRQPAAAASPAKFDSNCISPGTAFMDAVATAVRDYIRRKLAPKENDAGGKAEAEAGASPAAITATCAHWAGLTVIFSDSNTAGEGEHKISDFLRTQSAFPGFNGSGCHVIAGLDADLIFLSLSLHIPRVVILRDHKRSSYEQALLPDTAGGTLVTKKVSPKAKPWQVRRPAVSSLSMSSIGSAATPTAAAGDEVAIAGGTASMTAPSDDEADGCGPFWRSETPSSPASPATMAPATAPPQHIADMVVEPSSGYEYFDVDVVGASVVSEVYQLCLENGMQLRGDPLECADNCVSANGFCFHRYKGTSSREVDGGADVDGDRSGDAKAERSAAAKGGGKLGGTLDGRPKAPLPPFHPCTSTSNSKIIDDFIALGVLLGNDFLPHLPSVYCGESAMDTLMDVYVRAVLPYGYLTGGEYDIQLLQLERLLRAYAAVEAARFRQFAIQSGAMTLHDAATPELCSAADRRCWRDVYVRTTSLRDEAGAQAACRSYVEGMRFVWRYYSSISLQVSWAWYYPFHHAPLALDIADFLRAQGPQVQTTLAAPKLEWQPPSPFCQLLCILPPPSRQLVPDALRATMASPPAELADTFPHRWVVDRTGAYGKDHLVTVLLPFADVLRLQELVAAASGTYTEAEQQRNALRSGHLVFEGRPAQLAQDSTDASTDATPTTATTGNFTDLAASERADPAPFPTPRRASPARKEPPVAGSAAAMLRGYRIQGSGLSTLSAGETPADMRDCTAIVCSSLVEVVPPLSRPRTYSYTVPIPSLTVLPDGSRLVAERRPQYVKGGRRPRDGSGAERPGRNARARAASNNAADARAVALAMLFGEFVLCLVAMGILTAEATLWCALSTPSWSRHWPVLLQLCGIGAASVWLAFALGLAVAPKGRSAGSGLHRHSIFTAFADWQCSACLSVNFSRNRRCFICCAPYDPHRCVALFSSRYPPELPLMDPDHAAYAACYTITAV